The Herbaspirillum sp. RTI4 genome has a segment encoding these proteins:
- a CDS encoding YdcF family protein, protein MRIPKTSVLILLFFITLFALAFAINIDGLTDNPQPSDVAIVPGSRVLPDGTPSRRLKARLDKAIELYRNGMYKHIIVSGGKGKEGFSEGIVMANYMLNQGAVPSQVIIIDERGDTTQKTALNSAAIMKAHGFTSAIVVTQYFHISRCKYALHQAGIKTVYAAHPHYIEWRDIFSITREVVALPFYYLRSL, encoded by the coding sequence AAACGTCTGTCCTGATCCTGCTATTTTTCATTACCTTATTTGCACTCGCTTTCGCTATTAACATTGATGGACTGACAGACAACCCACAGCCAAGCGATGTAGCTATCGTGCCAGGATCACGCGTATTGCCAGATGGCACGCCATCAAGACGGCTGAAAGCAAGGCTGGATAAAGCCATCGAGCTTTACCGAAATGGAATGTACAAACATATTATTGTGAGCGGTGGCAAAGGGAAAGAAGGCTTTAGCGAAGGTATTGTCATGGCCAATTACATGCTCAATCAGGGTGCGGTACCGAGCCAGGTAATTATCATTGATGAGCGCGGCGACACAACGCAAAAAACGGCTCTTAATAGTGCGGCTATTATGAAGGCGCATGGATTTACAAGTGCTATCGTTGTAACGCAATACTTCCACATTTCACGCTGCAAATATGCCCTGCATCAGGCGGGTATAAAAACCGTTTATGCCGCGCATCCCCACTATATTGAATGGCGGGATATATTTTCAATCACACGCGAAGTGGTCGCCTTGCCATTTTATTATTTAAGGAGTCTCTGA
- a CDS encoding polyhydroxyalkanoate depolymerase: MADMYQRYQAYADATDPLRDMASAVLPLSQWNWPGMPQPLAMKQFVAGLDTFAHTRVTHVRPPFGLDQILDNGRTVVVREEIADHTPFCSLLRFRKELPAGTAPQPRVLVVAPMSGHFATLLRGTVKTLMRDHDVYLTDWHNVRDIAPEEGNFDMDDYVGHVIRFLQKIGPGAHLLAVCQPTVAALSAVAVMAEAGDACQPDSMTLMAGPIDTRINPTGVNDLAKSKPIDWFEKNLVCTVPERYAGAGRRVYPGFLQLAAFMSMNMERHVGAFRNLYNDLIEEETARAEAVKVFYKEYFAMTDLAADFYLETVRLVFQEHALPLGKLHYRGAPIDLSAIRHTALFTVEGEKDDICAVGQTLAAQELCSGIRPSRRLHHVQTAVGHYGVFNGSRWNKEIYPRLRDFITMHQH, from the coding sequence ATGGCCGACATGTATCAGCGCTACCAAGCATACGCAGACGCGACGGACCCTCTGCGCGACATGGCGAGCGCCGTTTTGCCCCTATCCCAATGGAACTGGCCGGGCATGCCGCAGCCGCTGGCGATGAAGCAATTCGTAGCAGGGCTCGATACCTTTGCCCATACACGGGTAACGCATGTTCGTCCGCCGTTTGGACTCGATCAGATTTTGGATAACGGCCGCACCGTTGTGGTGCGCGAAGAGATCGCCGATCACACCCCGTTTTGCAGTTTGCTGCGCTTTCGCAAAGAATTGCCTGCCGGCACTGCGCCGCAACCACGGGTATTGGTGGTGGCCCCGATGTCGGGCCATTTCGCCACCCTGCTGCGCGGCACCGTCAAGACGCTGATGCGCGATCACGACGTCTATCTCACCGACTGGCATAACGTGCGCGATATTGCGCCGGAAGAAGGCAATTTCGACATGGATGATTACGTCGGGCATGTCATCCGTTTCCTGCAAAAAATCGGCCCCGGCGCGCATCTGCTGGCCGTTTGTCAGCCTACCGTCGCGGCGTTGTCGGCCGTTGCCGTCATGGCCGAAGCCGGCGATGCCTGCCAGCCGGACAGCATGACGCTGATGGCCGGGCCGATCGACACCCGCATCAACCCGACCGGCGTCAATGACCTGGCCAAGAGCAAACCCATAGACTGGTTTGAAAAAAATCTGGTCTGTACCGTCCCCGAGCGCTATGCCGGAGCCGGGCGGCGCGTGTACCCCGGCTTTCTGCAACTGGCGGCCTTCATGAGCATGAACATGGAGCGGCACGTCGGCGCTTTTCGCAATTTGTACAACGATCTGATCGAGGAAGAAACCGCCAGAGCGGAGGCGGTCAAGGTGTTCTACAAAGAATATTTCGCCATGACCGATCTGGCGGCCGATTTTTATCTGGAAACGGTGCGTCTGGTTTTTCAGGAACACGCCTTGCCGCTCGGCAAGTTGCACTATCGCGGTGCGCCCATCGACCTGAGCGCCATACGCCACACCGCCTTATTCACTGTGGAAGGGGAAAAAGATGACATCTGCGCCGTCGGCCAGACTCTCGCCGCACAAGAACTGTGCAGCGGCATTCGCCCCTCGCGCCGCTTGCATCACGTACAGACTGCGGTCGGGCATTACGGCGTCTTTAACGGCAGCCGCTGGAACAAGGAAATTTACCCGCGCCTGCGCGATTTCATTACGATGCACCAGCATTGA
- a CDS encoding acyl-CoA synthetase, which produces MLKQENSYAEQHANFDWQIPAHFNIAVACCERWADGTGRRAIISEDKSGGITTTTFDELKALSNQAANMMLAAGVKRGDRVAIFLPQCVEVVITHMAAYKIGAITVPLFSLFGPDALQFRLGDSGVRLLVTDMEGEQKIRALRAGLPALESVYCIEKRDGVCPANCHAFWDSIAPHAASFTPADTLADDPAVIIYTSGTTGKPKGALHAHRVLLGHLPGVEMSHDFFPQADDLMWTPADWAWIGGLLDVLMPALYHGVPVLARRFEKFEPAAVFDLMARHQVRNVFFPPTALKILRAIPEPKQQWPFRLRSVASGGESLGDELINWGRQALGVTINEFYGQTECNMVVSSCAVQFERKAGTMGRAAPGHDVKVVDEQGVPVAFGVTGNIAIHSPDPVMFLGYWNNPSATADKFAGGYLLTGDLGQLDEQGYIRYIGRDDDVITSAGYRIGPGPIEECLLKHRAVRMAAVIGKKDAQRTEIVKAFIVLNDGYAASSELVAEIQDYVRTQLAAHEYPREISFLDALPATPTGKIMRKVLRDGENG; this is translated from the coding sequence ATGCTCAAGCAAGAAAATTCATACGCCGAACAACATGCCAATTTCGACTGGCAGATTCCAGCGCATTTCAACATTGCCGTGGCCTGCTGCGAAAGATGGGCTGACGGCACCGGTCGCCGCGCTATCATCAGCGAAGACAAATCCGGCGGCATCACCACTACCACCTTCGACGAACTGAAGGCCTTGTCCAATCAGGCCGCCAACATGATGCTGGCCGCAGGTGTAAAGCGCGGCGACCGGGTCGCCATCTTTTTGCCGCAATGTGTGGAAGTCGTCATTACCCATATGGCAGCCTATAAGATCGGTGCCATTACCGTTCCCTTGTTTTCACTGTTCGGCCCGGACGCGCTGCAATTCCGGCTTGGCGACAGCGGCGTCCGCTTGCTGGTAACGGATATGGAAGGAGAGCAAAAAATACGCGCACTGCGCGCCGGACTGCCCGCTCTGGAATCGGTGTATTGCATCGAAAAACGGGACGGTGTCTGCCCCGCTAACTGTCACGCATTCTGGGACAGCATCGCTCCGCACGCTGCCAGCTTTACGCCGGCCGATACACTGGCCGATGATCCGGCCGTCATCATTTACACCTCCGGCACGACCGGCAAACCCAAAGGTGCGTTGCACGCGCATCGCGTCTTACTCGGACATTTACCCGGCGTCGAGATGTCGCACGATTTTTTCCCGCAAGCAGATGATCTGATGTGGACTCCGGCCGACTGGGCGTGGATTGGCGGCCTGCTCGATGTGTTGATGCCTGCGCTGTATCACGGCGTGCCTGTGCTGGCGCGGCGTTTCGAGAAATTCGAACCGGCGGCGGTGTTTGATCTGATGGCCAGACATCAGGTCAGAAATGTTTTCTTTCCTCCGACCGCTCTCAAAATTTTGCGCGCCATCCCTGAACCGAAACAGCAATGGCCGTTCCGACTACGCTCGGTTGCCAGCGGCGGCGAAAGTCTGGGCGATGAACTGATTAATTGGGGTCGGCAAGCACTGGGCGTGACCATCAATGAGTTCTACGGTCAGACCGAATGCAATATGGTGGTCTCCAGTTGCGCCGTTCAATTCGAACGCAAAGCCGGCACCATGGGACGCGCCGCACCCGGTCATGATGTGAAGGTAGTCGATGAACAAGGCGTACCGGTCGCTTTCGGCGTCACCGGCAACATCGCCATCCACTCACCCGACCCGGTGATGTTCCTTGGTTACTGGAACAACCCCTCTGCCACCGCCGATAAATTTGCCGGCGGCTATCTGCTGACAGGCGATCTGGGGCAGCTTGATGAACAAGGCTACATCCGTTATATCGGTCGCGACGATGATGTCATCACCAGCGCCGGCTACCGCATCGGTCCCGGCCCGATCGAGGAATGCCTGCTCAAGCATCGTGCCGTCAGAATGGCGGCCGTGATCGGGAAAAAAGATGCGCAACGCACGGAAATCGTGAAGGCCTTCATCGTGCTCAACGATGGCTACGCCGCTTCGTCGGAACTGGTGGCCGAGATTCAGGACTATGTGCGCACACAACTGGCAGCGCATGAATATCCGCGTGAAATCAGTTTTCTCGACGCCCTGCCGGCAACGCCGACGGGGAAAATCATGCGCAAAGTTTTGCGGGATGGAGAGAATGGCTGA
- a CDS encoding circularly permuted type 2 ATP-grasp protein: MYRRLHKTYSAEANRYDEMLGADGVLRPHWRPLIEQMEGLPPDVLTRRAQQVRDAIAAEGVTYNVYADPQGAARAWELDLLPQLIAADEWQTLATGVAQRASLLNATLADLYGPQHLLSEGLLPPALVFGQHDYVWPCHHIVPPGGVHLHVYAVDLARSPDGRWWVVADRTQVPSGAGYALQNRQIMTRAMPDALREMRVQSLRQHFQTLRESLIRFSPQGSDAPLIVLLTPGPYNETYSEHAFLAHTLGFQLVEGADLMVRDDMVFLKTLSGLRRVHAILRRLDDDYCDPLELRSESALGVPGLVQAARLGNVLIANALGSGILESTAMHGFLPAISQRLQGRPLALPSVASWWCGERPALEYTLAHLDELVILPTFPSMRRQPVYAHTLNASERAALIDSLQAQPHAWVAQEWVRLSQGPVLARGDSARLISRPLSLRMFAVARPDGSYEVMAGGLARVAPYLRDVVSMQQGGVSKDVWVLKPLATADAIPATDPWLAAVDADEFGVAAEHRQFAVQALRSTVDVSSHAGESLFWMGRYAERCDNLARVLRATLYRSADDAELAEVVGKTHAEEASPFDSIALLCETLGIDLEEADSRTAIVECLIAAIHDPKAEISVAGHIRQLHRCAYQVREHLSLDNWLLIHSMPPMLGPPPAPAPMDASAPDAALGALQKVLHACAALAGHALDDMTRDEGWHFLMLGRHIERMGQLAKLMHGFLALPSAAQDDALGWLLDATSSVVTYRVRYRRLPEWLPVLHLLVFDASNPHGLAFQFHMLVRYLEHIDARMDVLSIGMPRQLTLLLEAFDLAQFARESASADDARERLLQLMEDAMLVAATLSEDLTRHFFTPLSAPVTQGIG, translated from the coding sequence ATGTACCGGCGTTTACACAAAACCTACTCGGCTGAAGCCAACCGCTACGATGAAATGCTGGGCGCAGACGGAGTGCTGCGCCCGCACTGGCGGCCGCTGATCGAGCAAATGGAAGGGCTGCCGCCGGACGTTCTGACGCGCCGCGCGCAACAAGTGCGCGACGCCATCGCCGCCGAAGGCGTCACCTACAACGTCTATGCCGATCCGCAAGGCGCAGCACGCGCCTGGGAACTGGATTTGTTGCCGCAGTTAATCGCCGCCGACGAATGGCAGACGCTGGCGACGGGCGTAGCGCAACGCGCCAGTCTGCTCAACGCCACGCTGGCCGATCTGTACGGGCCGCAGCATTTACTGTCCGAAGGTCTGCTGCCACCGGCGCTGGTATTCGGGCAGCACGATTACGTCTGGCCCTGCCACCACATCGTTCCGCCCGGCGGGGTGCATCTGCATGTCTACGCGGTCGATCTGGCGCGTTCGCCGGACGGTCGCTGGTGGGTGGTGGCAGACCGCACGCAAGTGCCTTCCGGCGCGGGCTATGCCTTGCAAAACCGGCAAATCATGACGCGTGCCATGCCGGACGCCCTGCGCGAAATGCGCGTGCAATCGCTGCGTCAGCATTTCCAGACGCTGCGCGAAAGTCTGATCCGGTTTTCACCGCAAGGCAGCGACGCTCCGCTGATCGTGCTGCTCACGCCGGGGCCTTACAACGAGACTTACTCCGAACACGCATTCCTGGCCCATACGCTGGGCTTTCAGCTGGTCGAAGGCGCCGATCTGATGGTGCGCGACGACATGGTGTTCCTCAAAACCCTGAGTGGTTTGCGACGGGTGCATGCCATCCTGCGCCGTCTCGATGACGATTACTGCGATCCGCTCGAACTGCGCTCCGAATCGGCGCTCGGCGTTCCCGGGCTGGTGCAGGCGGCGCGGCTGGGCAATGTGCTGATTGCCAATGCGCTCGGCAGCGGCATTCTGGAATCGACCGCAATGCACGGCTTCCTGCCCGCCATCAGCCAGCGCTTGCAGGGACGACCGCTGGCGCTGCCTAGCGTGGCCTCCTGGTGGTGCGGCGAGCGTCCGGCGCTTGAGTACACGCTGGCGCATCTGGATGAACTGGTGATTCTGCCAACCTTCCCCTCCATGCGCCGGCAACCGGTGTACGCCCACACGCTCAACGCCAGCGAACGCGCCGCATTGATCGACAGTTTGCAGGCGCAGCCGCATGCGTGGGTCGCGCAGGAATGGGTGCGCTTGTCGCAGGGACCGGTGCTGGCGCGTGGCGATTCCGCCCGACTCATTAGTCGTCCGCTCAGCTTGCGCATGTTCGCCGTGGCGCGGCCCGATGGCAGTTACGAAGTGATGGCCGGTGGACTGGCGCGTGTCGCACCGTATCTGCGCGACGTGGTGTCGATGCAGCAAGGCGGCGTCAGCAAGGATGTCTGGGTACTCAAACCGCTGGCAACGGCCGACGCGATTCCTGCCACAGACCCGTGGCTGGCAGCCGTTGATGCCGATGAATTCGGTGTGGCGGCGGAGCATCGGCAATTCGCGGTGCAGGCGCTGCGCAGCACGGTCGATGTGTCCTCTCATGCCGGGGAAAGCCTGTTCTGGATGGGCCGTTATGCCGAGCGTTGCGATAATCTGGCCCGCGTACTGCGCGCCACGCTTTACCGCAGCGCCGACGATGCCGAGCTTGCCGAGGTTGTGGGAAAAACGCACGCAGAAGAGGCCAGTCCTTTCGATAGCATCGCGCTGTTGTGCGAAACGCTAGGCATTGATCTGGAGGAGGCCGACAGTCGGACGGCCATCGTCGAATGTCTGATTGCGGCCATTCATGACCCCAAGGCGGAAATCAGCGTGGCTGGTCACATCCGGCAATTGCACCGCTGCGCGTATCAGGTCAGGGAGCATCTGTCGCTCGATAACTGGCTGCTGATTCACTCCATGCCGCCGATGCTGGGCCCGCCGCCGGCACCTGCACCAATGGATGCCAGCGCCCCCGACGCCGCCCTCGGCGCATTGCAAAAGGTATTGCATGCCTGCGCCGCGCTGGCCGGCCATGCGCTGGACGACATGACGCGCGACGAAGGCTGGCATTTCCTCATGTTGGGTCGTCATATCGAACGCATGGGGCAACTGGCCAAACTGATGCACGGCTTTCTGGCCTTGCCGTCGGCGGCACAGGATGACGCGCTGGGCTGGTTACTGGACGCGACCAGCAGTGTGGTGACTTACCGGGTTCGCTATCGTCGCTTGCCTGAATGGCTGCCGGTGCTGCATCTGTTGGTATTTGATGCCAGCAACCCGCATGGTCTGGCGTTCCAGTTCCACATGCTGGTGCGTTATCTGGAACACATCGACGCCCGCATGGATGTGCTCAGTATCGGTATGCCGCGTCAGCTGACCCTGTTGCTGGAAGCCTTCGATCTGGCGCAGTTCGCCCGCGAATCGGCATCGGCCGACGATGCCAGAGAACGCCTGCTGCAATTGATGGAGGACGCCATGCTGGTTGCCGCCACCTTGTCGGAAGACCTGACGCGGCACTTCTTCACGCCGCTGTCGGCCCCGGTAACGCAGGGAATAGGATGA
- a CDS encoding transglutaminase family protein, which translates to MTIHVALHHRTSYHYDRPITVGPQIIRLRPAPHCRTRILSYSLRISPQPHFINWQQDPEANYLARLVFPEKTTEFTIEVDLVAEMAVINPFDFFLEPYAEQMPFAYAEELHNELAPYRIKQELTPLLKEFLSKVPSGKMRTEDFLVGINQRLSHLIGYTVRMEPGVQEPEHTLKIGSGSCRDSSWLLVQIMRHLGLAARFVSGYLIQLTADQKSLDGPSGPTEDFTDLHAWCEVYLPGAGWVGLDPTSGLFAGEGHIPLSCTPEPSSAAPVSGLVDPCEVEFEHEMSVSRFWESPRVTKPYSEDQWTAIDALGDAIDLDLAKQDVRLTMGGEPTFVALDHPEDAEWNTAALGATKKPLAAALYRRMRERYAVKGLTHFGQGKWYPGEQLPRWALNCFWRADGKPVWNNPALIADETKPGKFGQEVGAAFLKRVAQRLSLATEFIIPAYEDVFYYLWRERRLPVNVDPLDTKLDDAQERARLAQVFSDGLGTVVGHLMPLVHADTAWKTGSWFLRSERCYLFPGDSAMGYRLPLDSQPWASETDTPVIHPADPTQTFPPLPPTATADSVPAAKAKTAAEAVPVSGESAGWISRTALCAEVRNGVLYLFMPPLARLEEYLTLTAIIEATAEELKQPVMLEGYEPPADPRLRKFSVTPDPGVIEVNIHPARSWREMVAITTDLYADARIGRLSTEKFMLDGRHSGTGGGNHIVMGGATTTDSPFLRRPDLLRSLISYWHNHPSLSYLFSGMFIGPTSQAPRLDEARNDTVAEIELAFTEMQRKLDSEGECAPWLLDRLLRNLLTDVTGNTHRSEFCIDKMFSPDSTTGRLGLLEMRAFEMPPHERMSLTQQLLLRSLVARFWKTPYAPPRLVRWGTELHDRFMLPHFIWQDFSEVMEDMQAAGYPMRAEWFKPHFEFRFPKIGDLEIKGIALELRTALEPWHVLGEESSSSGTARYVDSSLERVQVKVSGMAPDRYVLTCNGVPVPLQPTGRVGEFVSGVRYRAWQPPSALHPTIGIDSPLTFDLVDTWNQHSLGGCQYHVVHPGGRSYDSFPVNAFEAESRRMARYFRLNHTPGPMKVDSATPSLEFPFTLDLRHF; encoded by the coding sequence ATGACCATTCACGTCGCTCTCCATCACCGCACTTCCTATCACTACGACCGGCCGATTACGGTCGGCCCCCAGATAATTCGCCTGCGACCCGCGCCGCATTGCCGCACGCGCATCCTGAGCTATTCGCTGCGCATTTCACCGCAGCCGCATTTCATTAACTGGCAGCAGGACCCCGAAGCCAATTACCTGGCGCGGCTGGTGTTCCCGGAGAAGACGACGGAATTTACGATCGAAGTCGATCTGGTGGCCGAAATGGCGGTCATCAATCCTTTCGATTTCTTCCTCGAGCCATATGCCGAACAAATGCCGTTCGCCTATGCCGAAGAGCTGCATAACGAACTTGCCCCTTACCGCATCAAACAAGAGCTGACCCCGCTGCTGAAAGAATTTCTGAGCAAAGTACCGTCCGGGAAAATGCGCACCGAAGATTTTCTGGTCGGCATCAATCAACGGCTCTCTCATCTGATCGGCTACACCGTGCGCATGGAACCGGGCGTGCAGGAGCCGGAGCACACACTCAAAATCGGTTCCGGATCGTGCCGCGATTCTTCCTGGCTGCTGGTGCAAATCATGCGTCATCTGGGACTGGCAGCGCGCTTCGTCTCCGGCTATCTGATTCAACTGACCGCCGATCAAAAATCGCTCGATGGCCCCTCCGGCCCGACCGAAGATTTCACCGATCTGCACGCCTGGTGCGAAGTGTATTTGCCGGGCGCGGGCTGGGTAGGACTGGACCCGACCTCCGGCTTGTTTGCCGGCGAAGGGCACATCCCCCTGTCCTGTACGCCGGAGCCGTCCTCGGCAGCGCCGGTCAGCGGGCTGGTCGATCCCTGCGAAGTGGAATTCGAACATGAAATGAGCGTCAGCCGTTTCTGGGAATCGCCGCGTGTCACCAAACCCTACAGCGAAGATCAATGGACCGCCATCGACGCATTGGGCGACGCCATCGACCTCGATCTGGCCAAACAGGATGTGCGCCTGACCATGGGCGGCGAACCGACTTTTGTCGCCCTCGATCATCCCGAAGACGCCGAATGGAACACCGCCGCACTGGGCGCGACCAAGAAGCCGCTGGCCGCCGCTCTGTACCGTCGCATGCGCGAGCGTTACGCCGTGAAAGGTCTGACCCATTTCGGCCAAGGCAAGTGGTATCCCGGCGAACAGCTGCCGCGCTGGGCGCTCAATTGTTTCTGGCGCGCCGATGGCAAACCGGTCTGGAATAATCCCGCCCTGATTGCCGACGAAACCAAGCCGGGCAAGTTCGGCCAGGAAGTCGGCGCGGCTTTTCTCAAGCGCGTGGCGCAGCGGCTTTCACTGGCGACCGAGTTCATCATTCCCGCTTACGAAGATGTGTTTTATTACCTCTGGCGCGAGCGCCGTTTGCCGGTCAACGTCGATCCGCTCGACACCAAACTGGACGATGCGCAAGAGCGTGCGCGTCTGGCGCAAGTATTCTCTGACGGACTTGGCACTGTCGTCGGCCATCTGATGCCGCTGGTACACGCCGATACCGCCTGGAAAACCGGCAGCTGGTTTCTGCGCAGCGAACGCTGCTACCTGTTTCCCGGCGATTCCGCCATGGGCTACCGGTTGCCGCTCGATTCGCAGCCGTGGGCAAGCGAGACCGACACGCCGGTGATTCATCCCGCCGACCCGACGCAGACCTTTCCTCCGTTGCCGCCCACGGCCACGGCCGACAGCGTTCCCGCAGCGAAGGCAAAAACAGCAGCAGAGGCCGTACCGGTCTCCGGCGAATCGGCCGGCTGGATCAGCCGCACCGCGCTGTGCGCCGAAGTGCGCAATGGCGTCCTGTATTTATTCATGCCGCCCCTGGCGCGTCTGGAAGAGTATCTGACGCTGACGGCCATCATCGAAGCGACCGCCGAAGAACTCAAACAGCCGGTCATGCTGGAAGGCTACGAGCCGCCGGCCGACCCTCGCCTGCGCAAGTTCAGCGTCACGCCCGATCCCGGCGTGATCGAAGTCAATATCCATCCCGCCCGCAGCTGGCGCGAAATGGTCGCCATTACCACCGACCTGTACGCCGATGCACGCATTGGCCGTCTCAGCACCGAGAAATTCATGCTCGATGGCCGTCATTCCGGCACCGGCGGCGGCAACCATATCGTGATGGGCGGGGCAACGACGACCGATTCGCCTTTCCTGCGTCGCCCTGATTTGCTGCGCAGTTTAATCAGTTACTGGCACAACCATCCTTCGCTGTCCTATCTGTTTTCAGGTATGTTCATCGGCCCCACTTCTCAGGCGCCGCGTCTGGATGAAGCCCGTAATGACACCGTGGCAGAAATCGAACTTGCCTTTACTGAAATGCAGCGCAAGCTCGATAGTGAAGGCGAATGCGCGCCGTGGCTGCTCGACCGACTGTTGCGCAATCTGCTCACCGATGTCACCGGCAACACCCACCGTTCCGAGTTTTGCATCGACAAGATGTTTTCCCCGGACAGCACCACCGGCCGCCTCGGTCTGCTCGAAATGCGCGCTTTTGAAATGCCGCCGCATGAACGCATGAGTCTGACGCAGCAGTTACTGTTGCGCAGTCTGGTGGCGCGATTCTGGAAAACGCCGTATGCGCCGCCGCGGCTGGTGCGCTGGGGCACTGAACTGCATGACCGCTTCATGTTGCCGCATTTCATCTGGCAGGATTTCAGCGAAGTGATGGAAGACATGCAGGCCGCGGGTTATCCGATGCGCGCCGAGTGGTTCAAGCCGCATTTTGAATTCCGCTTTCCCAAAATCGGCGATCTTGAGATCAAGGGCATCGCGCTGGAATTGCGCACGGCGCTGGAACCCTGGCATGTGCTGGGAGAGGAAAGCAGTTCCAGCGGCACTGCCCGTTATGTCGATTCATCGCTGGAGCGGGTGCAGGTCAAGGTCAGCGGCATGGCGCCGGATCGTTACGTGCTCACTTGCAACGGAGTACCGGTGCCACTGCAACCGACCGGGCGCGTCGGGGAATTCGTCAGCGGTGTGCGCTACCGCGCATGGCAACCGCCTTCGGCGCTGCATCCGACTATCGGCATCGATTCACCTCTGACCTTCGATCTGGTTGATACCTGGAATCAACATAGTCTGGGCGGCTGTCAGTATCACGTGGTGCATCCGGGCGGTCGCAGCTACGACAGTTTCCCGGTCAATGCTTTCGAGGCCGAAAGTCGGCGCATGGCGCGCTATTTCCGGCTCAACCACACGCCGGGGCCGATGAAGGTGGATTCCGCCACGCCGTCGCTTGAGTTTCCATTTACGTTAGACTTACGCCACTTTTAA
- a CDS encoding transglutaminase family protein, with protein MNQPGQQSQSQSQSLLLQEKTNGACSYHILHETSYTYSAPVRLSHQILRLTPRSLPWQICAAHHMHIAPEPHHVRLFEDSFGNSVQAFSLDSDHISLNVFAESRVELSARPQMGETPQWEAVGERFVYHAGYALSEAELEAARYLFESTHVRNKREFSRYAQECFTPGRSLLEGVEALMLRIYTEFSFDPDATTVSTPVTEVFANKRGVCQDFAHFMLSCLRSMGLPARYVSGYLLTEPPPGEPRLVGADASHAWVAVYCPGIDGQPGFWIEADPTNGIFAGTSHIILGWGRDFLDVSPLRGVLIGGGQQTMKVAVTVTPT; from the coding sequence ATGAATCAGCCAGGTCAGCAATCTCAGTCGCAATCACAATCCTTGCTATTGCAGGAGAAGACGAACGGTGCGTGTTCGTATCACATCCTGCATGAAACCAGTTACACCTATTCGGCACCGGTGCGCCTGTCGCACCAGATCCTGCGACTGACGCCGCGTTCCTTGCCGTGGCAAATCTGCGCCGCGCATCACATGCATATCGCGCCCGAACCGCATCATGTGCGCTTGTTCGAGGATAGCTTCGGCAATTCGGTGCAGGCGTTTTCTCTCGATAGCGATCACATCAGCCTCAATGTGTTTGCCGAGTCCCGCGTCGAGCTTTCGGCGCGTCCACAGATGGGTGAAACCCCGCAGTGGGAAGCGGTTGGCGAGCGTTTCGTGTATCACGCCGGATACGCTTTGTCGGAAGCGGAGCTGGAAGCGGCGCGTTATCTGTTTGAATCGACGCACGTCAGAAACAAGCGCGAATTTTCCCGCTATGCGCAGGAATGTTTTACGCCGGGCCGCTCGCTGCTGGAGGGGGTGGAGGCGCTGATGCTGCGCATTTACACGGAATTTTCCTTCGACCCGGATGCCACTACCGTCTCGACGCCGGTCACGGAAGTTTTCGCCAACAAGCGCGGCGTATGTCAGGATTTCGCGCATTTCATGCTGTCCTGTTTGCGCTCGATGGGATTGCCGGCACGCTACGTCAGCGGCTATCTGCTGACCGAACCGCCGCCGGGAGAGCCGCGTCTGGTCGGTGCCGATGCGTCCCATGCCTGGGTTGCGGTGTACTGTCCCGGCATCGACGGCCAACCCGGTTTCTGGATCGAGGCCGATCCGACCAACGGCATCTTTGCCGGCACCAGCCACATCATTCTTGGCTGGGGGCGCGATTTTCTGGATGTGTCGCCGCTGCGCGGCGTACTCATCGGCGGTGGTCAGCAAACCATGAAAGTTGCCGTGACGGTGACGCCGACTTAG
- a CDS encoding glutathione S-transferase family protein encodes MPKTLLRITSKNYSSWSLRGWLIAKFSGLTFKEEIVSPDDPAARAEILLLSSSFLVPCLTHGEIVVWDTLAISEYLNEIRPSAKLLPADQAARAHCRAVCGEMHSGFSAMRSALPMNLKGHFPGFAIWSRAQADIDRITAIWKQCLAMYGGPFLFGERTIADAMYAPVVTRFLTYDVTLDPVCAAYCQRIMALPPMREWVAAAKEEPDDIDELDVEF; translated from the coding sequence ATGCCAAAGACACTGTTGCGCATTACCAGTAAAAACTACTCCTCATGGTCGCTGCGCGGCTGGCTGATCGCCAAATTTTCAGGTTTGACGTTCAAGGAGGAAATCGTCTCGCCGGATGACCCGGCGGCACGCGCTGAAATACTACTGTTGTCTTCGTCGTTTCTGGTACCTTGCCTGACGCACGGCGAGATCGTCGTCTGGGACACACTGGCGATCAGCGAATACCTCAATGAAATCCGCCCCTCCGCCAAGCTGCTGCCGGCCGATCAGGCGGCGCGCGCGCATTGCCGGGCGGTGTGCGGCGAAATGCACTCCGGTTTCAGCGCCATGCGTTCGGCCTTGCCGATGAATCTGAAGGGGCATTTTCCGGGCTTCGCCATCTGGTCCCGGGCACAGGCCGATATCGACCGTATTACCGCCATCTGGAAGCAGTGTCTGGCCATGTACGGCGGCCCCTTCCTGTTTGGCGAACGTACCATTGCCGATGCCATGTATGCGCCGGTCGTGACGCGATTTCTGACGTATGACGTCACGCTTGATCCGGTCTGCGCGGCGTATTGCCAGCGCATCATGGCGCTACCGCCCATGCGGGAATGGGTGGCGGCGGCAAAAGAAGAGCCAGACGATATCGACGAACTCGATGTCGAGTTTTGA